A window of Campylobacter concisus contains these coding sequences:
- the uppS gene encoding polyprenyl diphosphate synthase, whose protein sequence is MNELNHLAIIMDGNGRWAKKRGFLRTNGHEAGANVVSDMCEFCIDNGVKILSLYAFSTENWKRPQKEVEFLMNLLKKFLILKRADFIKNGIKFNTIGDISPFSDELKNEIEITKNATRENKNLLLNLAINYGSKDEIIRAARKLTLEGVNINEASLNAALDESEPVDLLIRTGGESRLSNFMLWQASYAELFFTPTLWPDFRKDELANIVSKFKNIERRFGGV, encoded by the coding sequence TTGAATGAATTAAACCACCTTGCTATTATCATGGATGGAAATGGACGCTGGGCTAAAAAACGTGGATTTTTGCGGACAAATGGGCACGAAGCTGGAGCAAATGTAGTAAGCGATATGTGCGAATTTTGTATCGATAATGGAGTGAAAATTTTAAGTCTTTACGCATTTAGTACTGAAAACTGGAAAAGACCGCAAAAAGAGGTCGAATTTTTGATGAATTTGCTTAAGAAATTTCTCATTTTAAAGCGTGCTGACTTTATAAAAAATGGGATCAAATTTAATACGATTGGTGATATTTCGCCATTTAGCGATGAGCTAAAAAACGAGATAGAAATCACCAAAAACGCTACAAGAGAGAATAAAAATTTATTATTAAATTTAGCGATAAACTACGGCTCAAAAGACGAGATCATTAGAGCTGCAAGAAAGCTAACTTTAGAAGGTGTAAATATAAACGAAGCAAGCCTAAATGCAGCACTTGATGAGAGTGAGCCGGTGGATCTTCTCATTAGGACTGGTGGCGAGAGCAGGCTCTCAAATTTTATGCTTTGGCAAGCAAGCTACGCGGAGCTATTTTTTACGCCCACACTTTGGCCTGACTTTAGAAAGGATGAGCTTGCAAATATCGTTAGTAAATTTAAAAACATAGAGCGAAGATTTGGTGGAGTTTAG
- a CDS encoding prepilin peptidase encodes MDNLVIFFAAFAFVLGICVGSFSNVLIYRLPRNESINFPASHCPNCDHKLNFYHNVPIFSWLFLGGKCAFCKQKISLIYPVIELISGILFLICFFKECGEILSVETLLYALFLGLCFIMLLALSIIDIRYKAVPDPLLFAALFFAFIYALMLFIVKGNFAQILNLFLFAFIFWVLRFVVSFAIKKEAMGSADIFIAAIIGATLPAKLALVAIYLAALFTLPVYAVVRKKSYELAFVPFLSLGLLITYAFKEQILEILRFIYE; translated from the coding sequence ATGGATAATTTAGTCATTTTTTTTGCCGCTTTTGCTTTTGTTTTGGGTATTTGTGTGGGCTCATTTTCAAATGTGCTGATATATCGCTTGCCACGAAATGAGAGCATAAATTTTCCAGCTTCTCATTGTCCAAACTGCGATCATAAGCTAAATTTTTACCACAATGTTCCAATTTTTTCGTGGCTATTTTTAGGCGGCAAATGTGCCTTTTGCAAGCAAAAAATAAGCCTCATATATCCAGTGATCGAACTAATTTCTGGGATACTTTTTTTGATCTGTTTTTTTAAAGAGTGTGGCGAAATTTTAAGTGTAGAAACCTTGCTTTATGCGCTATTTTTAGGGCTTTGTTTTATAATGCTACTAGCTCTTAGCATCATAGATATAAGATATAAAGCTGTACCAGATCCTCTTCTTTTTGCGGCGCTATTTTTCGCATTTATCTATGCTCTGATGCTTTTTATAGTTAAAGGAAATTTTGCCCAAATTTTAAATTTATTCCTTTTTGCATTTATCTTTTGGGTGCTTAGATTTGTCGTAAGTTTTGCCATAAAAAAAGAAGCGATGGGTAGTGCAGATATCTTTATAGCAGCGATCATCGGAGCTACCTTGCCAGCCAAACTGGCTCTAGTGGCGATCTATCTTGCAGCACTTTTTACACTTCCAGTCTATGCGGTCGTTCGCAAAAAGAGCTACGAGCTAGCCTTTGTACCGTTTTTAAGTCTTGGCTTACTTATTACATACGCTTTTAAAGAGCAAATTTTAGAAATTTTAAGGTTTATTTATGAGTAG
- a CDS encoding LptF/LptG family permease: MSRVNRYLLFNFLGTFASLFSTLFLIMSIVFFIQIARITSYIEISFGELFKLYSFMLPRVLLFVVPIAFFVSLAMTLFRLSKENESIVIFTLGGSPNKIAKFFLIFSAFLSTALLVIATIMIPIAAQLNANFIDYKKTVAKLNLKPTQFGQKFSDWMVYVGSEMQDNNGTTYKDIVMFNPYIKDSQRLITAKNAKITNTNQSIELSLLDGKMYDIKDEIYHQSNFKSMKIRTAQSEEISDIGSIKEYWTEANSSEKRRKDLSTYVLVALFPLASTLFAISFGIVTYRYEKGMVYVGTFGVLFGYFTLIMLFSSKPAFAIPLIFFVFLLVGILLFKAKIMRRY, from the coding sequence ATGAGTAGAGTGAATAGATATCTTTTGTTTAACTTCCTAGGGACTTTTGCGTCGCTATTTAGTACGCTTTTTTTGATCATGTCGATCGTATTCTTCATCCAGATCGCACGCATCACTTCTTACATTGAAATCAGTTTTGGTGAGCTTTTTAAACTCTACTCATTTATGCTTCCACGTGTACTACTTTTTGTCGTGCCTATCGCATTTTTTGTATCACTTGCCATGACTCTTTTTAGATTATCAAAAGAGAATGAAAGTATCGTTATTTTTACGCTTGGTGGCTCGCCAAATAAGATTGCTAAATTTTTCTTAATATTTTCAGCATTTTTAAGCACTGCTCTACTTGTAATTGCTACCATAATGATACCAATAGCCGCACAGCTAAATGCAAATTTTATTGATTATAAAAAGACTGTTGCAAAGCTAAATTTAAAGCCAACTCAGTTTGGACAAAAATTCTCTGACTGGATGGTCTATGTGGGCAGTGAAATGCAAGATAATAATGGCACTACTTATAAAGATATCGTGATGTTTAATCCTTACATTAAAGACTCCCAACGCTTAATCACTGCTAAAAATGCAAAGATCACTAATACAAATCAAAGCATTGAACTCTCTTTATTAGATGGAAAAATGTATGACATAAAAGATGAAATTTATCATCAAAGCAACTTCAAATCTATGAAGATAAGGACTGCCCAAAGTGAAGAGATAAGTGATATAGGAAGTATAAAAGAGTACTGGACGGAGGCAAATAGTAGTGAAAAAAGAAGAAAAGACCTTAGCACATATGTGCTTGTTGCGCTATTTCCACTTGCCAGTACACTTTTTGCCATAAGCTTTGGCATCGTTACTTATAGATATGAAAAGGGTATGGTTTATGTTGGTACGTTTGGCGTTTTATTTGGGTATTTTACGCTCATAATGCTCTTTTCGTCAAAGCCAGCTTTTGCGATTCCGCTAATATTTTTCGTCTTTTTATTGGTAGGAATTTTGCTTTTTAAAGCCAAGATCATGCGAAGATACTAA
- a CDS encoding helix-hairpin-helix domain-containing protein: MKKIIFSLLAAASTLLAAINLNTATKEELMSLDGIGSSKADAIIEYRKANKFNSIEDIKNVNGIGDKTFENLKSDISVSGTTKIDNTKSKIKSKKDEIKEKASKKSDKVKEKKDSAKDDSIKEIKDKKEKLKDKAEKKSKAKKEKSKE; the protein is encoded by the coding sequence ATGAAAAAGATTATATTCTCACTATTAGCAGCAGCTTCTACATTACTAGCAGCCATAAATTTAAACACCGCCACAAAAGAAGAGTTAATGAGTTTAGATGGTATAGGATCTTCAAAGGCAGATGCAATAATAGAGTATAGAAAAGCGAATAAATTTAACTCAATAGAAGACATAAAAAATGTAAATGGTATAGGTGATAAGACATTTGAAAATTTAAAATCAGATATATCAGTATCAGGCACTACAAAGATAGATAACACAAAATCAAAAATAAAATCTAAAAAAGATGAGATAAAAGAAAAAGCAAGTAAAAAGAGTGATAAAGTAAAAGAGAAAAAAGATAGTGCTAAAGATGATAGTATAAAAGAGATAAAAGATAAGAAAGAAAAGCTAAAAGATAAAGCAGAGAAAAAGAGTAAAGCTAAAAAAGAGAAAAGCAAAGAGTAA
- a CDS encoding pilus assembly FimT family protein, which produces MHKNKGFTVIELIFVIIAVGILAAMIIPRLEINGAREAATQMLTHIRYAQHLAMQDDKFVHSENEKFWFKMRWGIAINDTSLQECSVDEPGVKSWKYSIFYDKRGSGNKFSGNLNSKEEVAIDTQKSNKFLSAGWRGIPQSYCNKINIDLNIEKKYGIKSVKFIGSCGKGKTQTIDFDELGRPMRVVSVTGNKGAKRPYSRLLKGDCKIVLIDKNNNVASINMEKRSGYTYIN; this is translated from the coding sequence ATGCATAAAAACAAGGGTTTTACTGTTATAGAGCTTATCTTTGTGATTATTGCCGTAGGCATACTTGCAGCAATGATCATACCAAGGCTAGAAATAAACGGAGCTAGGGAGGCAGCTACACAGATGCTAACGCATATAAGGTACGCCCAGCACCTTGCCATGCAAGATGATAAATTTGTACATTCAGAAAATGAAAAATTTTGGTTTAAAATGAGATGGGGGATAGCTATTAATGACACTAGTTTGCAAGAGTGCTCTGTAGATGAGCCTGGGGTTAAATCTTGGAAATATAGTATTTTTTATGATAAAAGAGGTAGTGGTAATAAATTTAGTGGTAACTTAAATTCCAAAGAAGAGGTTGCCATCGATACACAAAAATCAAACAAATTCTTAAGTGCGGGTTGGAGAGGCATTCCTCAGTCCTATTGCAATAAAATTAATATAGATTTAAATATTGAGAAAAAATATGGCATAAAGTCGGTTAAATTTATAGGTAGTTGCGGAAAAGGCAAAACGCAAACCATTGATTTTGACGAATTAGGTAGGCCTATGAGAGTGGTAAGTGTTACTGGCAATAAAGGAGCAAAAAGACCTTATTCAAGACTATTAAAAGGTGATTGCAAGATAGTTTTAATAGATAAAAATAATAATGTAGCCTCTATAAATATGGAGAAAAGAAGTGGATACACATATATAAACTAA
- the truA gene encoding tRNA pseudouridine(38-40) synthase TruA has translation MKIQLIYSYDGSKFQGSQTQPHENGVEDELSRALAHVGIFEKIVSSSRTDKNVHAINQSSSVICGDHFKNLEHLKELINRHAHPNIHIKRINLVDENFQARFDAVARSYRYIIDHGEFDVFDSNYKVFLPKFDIKKANEILSNFVGKHDFSSYMKTGSDTKSPVREIFKAFCYEYKNQTIIVFKANGFLRAQVRLMVANLLKALSIKNGGELINASLNGHLALTRIPAPAEGLYLNRVFYKFN, from the coding sequence ATGAAAATCCAACTAATTTATAGCTACGATGGCTCCAAATTTCAAGGCTCGCAAACTCAGCCGCATGAAAATGGTGTAGAAGATGAGCTTTCGCGTGCTCTAGCTCACGTCGGAATATTTGAAAAAATAGTCTCTAGCTCACGTACAGACAAAAATGTCCATGCGATCAATCAAAGCTCAAGCGTAATTTGTGGCGATCATTTTAAAAATTTAGAGCACTTAAAAGAGCTAATCAACCGCCATGCCCACCCAAATATTCATATAAAACGTATAAATTTAGTTGATGAAAATTTTCAAGCAAGATTTGACGCCGTAGCAAGGTCTTATAGATACATTATAGATCATGGAGAATTTGATGTTTTTGACTCAAACTATAAAGTCTTTTTGCCAAAATTCGATATCAAAAAAGCAAATGAAATTTTATCTAATTTTGTTGGCAAGCATGATTTTAGCTCCTATATGAAAACAGGAAGTGACACAAAAAGCCCAGTACGAGAAATTTTTAAGGCATTTTGTTATGAATACAAAAACCAAACTATCATCGTTTTTAAAGCGAATGGCTTTTTACGCGCTCAAGTACGGCTTATGGTTGCAAATCTACTTAAGGCCTTGAGTATAAAAAATGGTGGTGAGCTCATCAATGCTTCGCTTAATGGACACCTTGCCTTAACTCGTATCCCAGCTCCAGCTGAAGGGCTTTATCTAAATAGAGTTTTTTATAAATTTAATTAG